The Fimbriimonas ginsengisoli Gsoil 348 genome window below encodes:
- a CDS encoding polysaccharide pyruvyl transferase family protein, whose amino-acid sequence MEPNLVGGRVDGHHRSKKIGVLTFHRCINYGSYWQARCLVEGLRSRGHDAFLLDHVSSRINIAEWRCALRPTLPTPVSKSDSERYACKIRKFLAEFERLPLSAPFDIDHPERLAPMDAVVIGSDEVWNLQHPWYAGQAAFFGLGLPAERIVTYAASFGNYSCWEGIGSPWTDLLSRLDAIAVRDENSWWMLKNALGIEPETVLDPCLQFPPTSETAWSGPTKPFAVVYGHNFTPAFAHAGRRWADSRKLLLLSVGYRNDWADSQWIEAGPLEFAEAMRRCESVATNFFHGCVFALNNVKPFACEISPYRSIKVRGLMGLLGGEAHLVADGSSESVGALLSQPIADHLFERLQAVRDASDRYLSLSLETDA is encoded by the coding sequence GTGGAACCGAATCTAGTCGGCGGCCGTGTGGATGGGCACCATAGATCGAAGAAGATCGGGGTGCTTACGTTCCACCGATGCATCAACTACGGCAGCTACTGGCAAGCGCGATGCCTCGTCGAAGGACTCCGAAGCCGTGGCCACGACGCCTTTCTCTTAGATCACGTTTCAAGCCGGATAAATATCGCCGAATGGCGATGCGCTCTCCGCCCCACGCTTCCCACCCCGGTCTCGAAGTCAGACTCCGAGCGCTACGCTTGCAAGATACGGAAGTTCCTCGCCGAGTTCGAACGGCTTCCGCTTTCCGCACCGTTCGACATCGATCACCCGGAGCGGCTTGCCCCGATGGACGCCGTCGTCATCGGCAGTGACGAGGTCTGGAATCTGCAGCACCCCTGGTACGCGGGACAGGCCGCCTTCTTTGGTCTCGGTCTCCCGGCTGAGCGAATCGTAACTTACGCCGCAAGCTTTGGCAACTACAGTTGTTGGGAGGGGATCGGTTCTCCGTGGACGGATCTCTTGAGTCGGCTCGACGCCATTGCGGTCCGAGACGAAAACTCGTGGTGGATGCTGAAAAATGCCCTCGGAATCGAACCGGAAACCGTCCTCGACCCGTGCCTCCAATTCCCTCCCACCTCCGAAACGGCTTGGAGTGGGCCGACGAAGCCGTTTGCCGTCGTGTACGGTCACAACTTCACACCGGCTTTTGCCCACGCGGGACGCCGTTGGGCCGACTCGCGAAAGTTGCTCCTCCTAAGCGTCGGATACCGTAACGACTGGGCCGATTCGCAATGGATCGAAGCCGGACCGCTCGAGTTCGCCGAGGCGATGAGGCGCTGTGAGTCGGTCGCTACCAACTTCTTCCACGGCTGCGTCTTCGCCCTCAATAACGTCAAACCTTTCGCCTGCGAGATTTCCCCCTATCGTTCGATCAAGGTAAGGGGGTTGATGGGGCTCCTTGGCGGCGAGGCGCACCTCGTGGCGGACGGCTCTTCTGAGTCGGTTGGAGCGCTTCTCTCCCAACCGATCGCCGATCATCTTTTTGAACGGCTCCAAGCCGTTCGGGACGCCTCCGATCGCTATCTCTCTCTATCGCTGGAAACCGATGCGTGA
- a CDS encoding histidine phosphatase family protein gives MTVFLLIRHALHELGGETIAGRLPGVHLSPDGRAQAAELAERLRELPIKAIYSSPLDRTCETASYLSGNVEPSAEIQELDFGDWMGQRLDALRPQEKWRQFNSFRSGTRAPNGELMLETQVRIVTFMMRLRERHPFDHVALVSHGDVIKSAVAYFLGIPLDLFQRVEISPASVSMIAIGDYGPWVHCINHTGALPRIP, from the coding sequence ATGACGGTATTTCTCCTCATCCGTCACGCGCTGCACGAGCTGGGGGGCGAGACGATCGCCGGCCGTCTCCCCGGCGTACATCTCAGCCCCGATGGGCGGGCCCAAGCCGCCGAGCTTGCCGAGCGGCTGCGCGAGCTGCCGATCAAAGCGATCTATTCCAGCCCCCTCGATCGCACATGCGAGACCGCCTCTTATCTGAGCGGAAACGTCGAACCCTCCGCGGAAATTCAGGAGCTCGATTTTGGCGACTGGATGGGCCAGCGCTTGGACGCCCTCCGGCCCCAGGAGAAGTGGCGGCAGTTCAACTCCTTTCGAAGCGGCACCCGCGCTCCGAACGGCGAGCTGATGCTAGAAACCCAGGTCCGAATCGTGACTTTCATGATGCGCTTACGGGAACGACACCCCTTCGACCATGTCGCCTTGGTCAGTCATGGGGACGTCATCAAATCGGCGGTGGCCTACTTCCTCGGAATTCCGCTCGATCTCTTTCAGCGCGTCGAGATCAGTCCCGCATCGGTAAGCATGATCGCCATCGGCGATTACGGTCCGTGGGTTCACTGCATCAACCACACGGGAGCCTTGCCTCGAATCCCGTAA
- a CDS encoding glycosyl hydrolase: MIEAVKFWNEPNNKSHWDFENLDPEWRIFSEMIRAAGQAIASENPRLPRVLGGMSPIDAPWLQRVEDLGGLEEVDVVAVHGFPLDWNHWTIHEWPDKVNEIQAVTDKPVWVTEVGVSTFGAEEVQEFGLHRTAELLIGRVPRIHWYSLYDLPRTWPATTRHREAEGSSYYRHFYMGLLREDGSPKPALRHFPLYAPEMGLCQWFHFEDPRLDDAVRWMRKLGVRRLRTGLSWADSFRPGAWEWFDRQMSALDEFEVTVTFCFTPEHRSLALEHGLPGHHTSPPAQIEEYADFCATMVRRYAPGATLHAEFAGATSLR, translated from the coding sequence ATGATCGAGGCGGTCAAGTTTTGGAACGAGCCCAACAATAAGTCGCACTGGGACTTCGAAAACCTAGACCCTGAGTGGCGGATTTTCTCGGAGATGATCCGAGCCGCCGGACAGGCGATCGCCTCCGAGAACCCGCGCCTCCCACGAGTCTTGGGCGGCATGTCCCCGATCGACGCGCCCTGGCTTCAACGAGTCGAAGATCTTGGCGGGCTTGAGGAAGTGGACGTCGTAGCGGTCCACGGATTCCCTCTCGACTGGAACCACTGGACCATCCACGAGTGGCCGGACAAGGTCAACGAGATTCAGGCGGTAACCGACAAGCCCGTGTGGGTGACCGAAGTCGGAGTCTCCACTTTCGGAGCGGAAGAGGTCCAAGAATTCGGTCTTCATCGAACCGCGGAGCTTCTTATCGGAAGGGTCCCCAGAATCCACTGGTACAGCCTCTACGATCTGCCCCGAACCTGGCCGGCGACCACGCGCCACCGTGAGGCCGAGGGTTCCTCCTACTACCGCCACTTCTACATGGGCCTCCTGCGAGAAGACGGATCGCCCAAGCCCGCGCTCCGCCACTTCCCTCTCTATGCGCCCGAAATGGGTCTCTGCCAGTGGTTTCACTTCGAAGATCCTCGTCTCGACGACGCGGTGCGGTGGATGCGTAAGCTGGGCGTTCGGCGCCTCCGAACCGGGTTGAGTTGGGCAGATAGCTTCCGACCCGGCGCATGGGAATGGTTCGATCGGCAGATGAGCGCCCTGGATGAGTTCGAGGTGACGGTTACCTTCTGCTTCACCCCCGAACACCGAAGCCTTGCCCTGGAGCACGGCCTGCCCGGCCACCATACGAGCCCGCCCGCCCAGATCGAGGAATACGCCGACTTCTGCGCGACGATGGTCCGGCGCTACGCTCCCGGCGCGACGCTTCACGCCGAATTTGCCGGGGCGACGTCTCTCCGATGA
- a CDS encoding TIGR04290 family methyltransferase yields the protein MISLQKPLTQEEILARVQELGPWFHNLDLRGVQTAPEHFLGDYPNIKFAKIAEALPNDLSGKTVLDIGCNAGFYSMEMKRRGAARVVGTDSDPRYLEQARFAAEVSGMDIEYRELSVYDVAKLGEKFDLVIFMGVLYHLRHPLLALDLIHEHVAGDMLLFQSMQRGSAEVEPLEEDYDFWQQDVFRKPGYPKMYFVEERYSHDPTNWWVPNRACCEAMLRSSGFEIEKHPEQEVYLCRRTELPDLPDGPRAVHPAKGVRR from the coding sequence ATGATCTCGCTGCAAAAACCGCTGACCCAGGAGGAGATCCTGGCCCGAGTGCAGGAGCTCGGGCCGTGGTTTCACAACCTTGATCTTCGGGGAGTCCAAACCGCTCCCGAGCACTTCCTGGGCGACTACCCAAACATCAAGTTCGCCAAGATCGCCGAGGCTCTTCCGAACGACCTATCCGGCAAGACCGTGCTCGACATCGGGTGTAACGCCGGCTTCTATTCCATGGAGATGAAGCGCCGAGGCGCGGCTCGGGTGGTCGGCACCGACTCCGACCCGCGATATCTGGAACAAGCCCGGTTCGCCGCGGAAGTCAGCGGGATGGATATCGAATATCGGGAGCTGTCGGTCTACGACGTCGCGAAGCTTGGCGAAAAATTCGACCTCGTCATCTTCATGGGAGTTCTCTACCACCTGCGTCACCCGCTTCTGGCCCTCGATCTTATCCACGAGCACGTCGCCGGCGACATGCTCCTCTTCCAATCGATGCAACGCGGCAGCGCCGAGGTCGAGCCGCTGGAAGAGGATTACGACTTCTGGCAGCAGGACGTCTTCCGGAAGCCCGGCTACCCGAAGATGTATTTCGTGGAGGAACGCTATTCGCACGACCCCACCAATTGGTGGGTTCCGAACCGTGCCTGCTGCGAGGCGATGCTCCGAAGCTCGGGCTTCGAAATTGAAAAACACCCCGAGCAAGAGGTCTACCTTTGCCGCCGCACGGAGCTGCCTGACTTGCCCGATGGACCGCGCGCGGTCCACCCGGCCAAGGGGGTACGGCGATGA
- a CDS encoding inositol-3-phosphate synthase has translation MSNGKIRVAIIGVGNCASALVQGVEFYRLARAEDTVPGLMNVVLGGYHVRDIEFVAAFDVSAAKVGKCLSEAIFSPPNNTYRFAEVPCNGVVVQRGPTLDGLGKYLKMVVDESPEPPVDVAAILRASRAEVLISYLPVGSEDAARWYAEQALEVGCAFINCMPVFLASNPEWARRFEDRGVPIIGDDIKSQVGATITHRVLANLFRERGVRLDRTYQLNFGGNTDFMNMLERERLESKKISKTQAVTSQLDYEMTYENAHVGPSDYVPWLEDRKFCHIRMEGTTFGNVPLLCEVKLEVWDSPNSAGVVVDAIRCAKLALDRGIGGPLTSPSSYFMKSPPQQFTDDVAREKTTAFINGEEPR, from the coding sequence ATGAGTAACGGGAAGATTCGCGTCGCCATTATCGGCGTGGGCAACTGCGCTTCCGCTTTGGTCCAAGGAGTCGAGTTCTATCGCCTCGCCCGGGCCGAAGACACGGTGCCGGGCCTCATGAACGTGGTCCTGGGCGGCTACCATGTGCGTGACATCGAGTTTGTCGCCGCCTTCGACGTGAGCGCGGCCAAGGTCGGCAAATGCCTGAGCGAGGCGATTTTCAGCCCACCCAACAACACCTACCGCTTCGCCGAAGTGCCTTGCAACGGAGTGGTCGTGCAGCGTGGGCCGACGCTCGACGGCCTCGGCAAGTACCTAAAAATGGTAGTCGACGAGTCGCCGGAGCCTCCGGTCGACGTCGCCGCCATCCTGCGAGCCAGCCGGGCGGAAGTCTTGATCTCGTACCTTCCGGTCGGGTCCGAAGATGCCGCCCGGTGGTACGCCGAGCAGGCGCTCGAGGTGGGTTGCGCGTTCATCAACTGCATGCCCGTCTTCCTCGCCTCCAATCCCGAGTGGGCGCGGCGGTTTGAAGATCGCGGAGTTCCGATTATCGGCGACGACATCAAATCACAGGTAGGAGCCACGATCACCCACCGCGTTTTGGCAAACCTTTTTCGGGAGCGAGGCGTACGACTCGACCGCACCTACCAGTTGAACTTCGGCGGCAACACCGACTTCATGAACATGCTGGAGCGAGAGCGGCTCGAGTCGAAAAAGATCTCGAAAACCCAGGCCGTCACGAGCCAGCTCGACTACGAGATGACGTACGAAAACGCCCACGTCGGACCTAGCGACTACGTTCCGTGGCTCGAAGATCGAAAGTTCTGCCACATCCGGATGGAAGGGACCACCTTTGGCAACGTCCCGCTTCTGTGCGAAGTCAAGCTCGAAGTTTGGGACTCCCCGAACTCCGCCGGCGTCGTTGTCGACGCGATCCGGTGCGCCAAGCTCGCCCTCGACCGGGGCATCGGCGGACCGCTGACAAGCCCGAGCAGCTACTTCATGAAGTCTCCCCCCCAACAATTCACCGACGACGTCGCTAGGGAGAAGACCACCGCCTTTATCAATGGGGAAGAACCACGATGA
- a CDS encoding CgeB family protein has protein sequence MSDRLDIVILGLSITSSWGNGHATTYRGLLRELAARGHRILFLERDVPWYAPHRDLPNPVYCETELYQSLEELRDCFADRVRRADAVIVGSYVPAGVEVGKWVTRNAGGVTAFYDIDTPVTLAKLSRGDYEYLSPDLIPAYNLYLSFTGGPTLQRLEREYGSPSALPLYCSFDPSLYYPEPQPPKWDLGYMGTYSDDRQPTLNELLVEPARNWPEGRFAVAGPQYPSSIEWPDNVTRIEHLPPAKHREFYNSQRFTLNVTRDDMIRAGYSPSVRLFEAAACGTPIISDAWDGLETIFEIGTEIFTARSREQALQILRQTDEATRLSMGNRARRRVMSEHTAAHRAEQLERYLLSARAARPDFGEPKTRDERLFSDESRCLPAGGRE, from the coding sequence TTGTCTGACCGACTCGACATCGTCATCCTGGGACTCTCGATCACCTCCTCCTGGGGAAACGGCCACGCCACCACCTACCGCGGTCTGCTGCGCGAGCTCGCCGCCCGCGGACATCGAATCCTCTTCTTGGAGCGCGACGTCCCCTGGTACGCCCCCCACCGGGATCTGCCTAACCCGGTCTACTGCGAAACCGAGCTTTACCAATCTCTGGAGGAGCTTCGAGATTGCTTCGCCGATCGCGTCCGGCGAGCCGACGCCGTGATCGTCGGCTCCTACGTTCCTGCCGGCGTGGAGGTCGGCAAGTGGGTCACTCGAAACGCCGGTGGCGTCACCGCCTTTTACGATATCGACACCCCCGTCACCCTTGCCAAACTAAGCCGAGGCGACTACGAATACCTGTCGCCCGACTTAATACCGGCGTACAACCTCTACCTTTCATTCACCGGCGGACCGACGCTCCAGCGTCTCGAGCGAGAGTACGGATCTCCGAGCGCCCTGCCCCTCTATTGTTCGTTCGACCCGTCGCTCTACTACCCGGAGCCACAGCCCCCCAAGTGGGATCTCGGCTACATGGGCACCTACAGCGACGACCGCCAACCCACCCTTAACGAGCTCTTGGTGGAACCGGCCAGAAATTGGCCCGAAGGAAGATTCGCCGTCGCCGGCCCCCAATATCCCTCTAGCATCGAGTGGCCAGACAACGTCACCCGGATCGAGCACCTTCCCCCTGCCAAGCACCGCGAGTTCTACAATTCGCAACGCTTCACCCTCAATGTCACGCGGGACGACATGATCCGCGCCGGCTACTCCCCGAGCGTCCGGCTCTTTGAGGCCGCTGCTTGCGGCACCCCGATCATCAGCGACGCCTGGGATGGCTTGGAGACCATCTTCGAAATCGGAACCGAGATATTCACCGCCCGATCCCGGGAGCAGGCGCTTCAAATACTGCGGCAAACGGATGAAGCGACCAGACTTTCGATGGGCAATCGCGCCCGCCGTCGGGTGATGTCGGAACACACCGCCGCCCACCGCGCCGAGCAGCTCGAACGATATTTACTGTCTGCACGCGCGGCCCGCCCGGATTTCGGGGAACCAAAAACGCGGGACGAACGCCTGTTTTCCGATGAAAGTAGATGCTTGCCGGCTGGAGGCCGTGAATGA
- a CDS encoding CgeB family protein, whose amino-acid sequence MNVAFFGSSLVSAYWNGAATYYRGIIRALDERGHQITFYEPDAYGRQQHRDIEDPSWARVVVYPGEGTDGVGRALDEAKSADLIVKASGVGVFDELLEAAVVNLKRPSNLVAFWDVDAPATLDRVQGNPSDPFRPLIPRYDLVLTYGGGEPVINAYKALGARECVPIYNALDPSTHFPVPPEPRFEGDLGFLGNRLPDREARVEEFFLRAAQAAPERRFLIGGSGWGDKAMPANVSYLGHVYTADHNAFNRTPMAVLNISRESMARYGFSPATRVFEAAGAGACLITDEWIGIEQFLEPDREVLVARNGDDVAAFVESLTPEIARHIGDAALKRVLSEHTYAHRVLELEQTLEGKRVAGVSLV is encoded by the coding sequence ATGAATGTCGCATTTTTCGGTTCCAGTCTTGTGTCGGCGTATTGGAATGGCGCCGCCACCTACTATCGCGGAATCATTCGCGCGCTCGACGAGCGGGGGCACCAAATCACGTTTTACGAGCCGGATGCCTACGGCCGCCAACAGCATCGCGATATCGAGGACCCGTCATGGGCGAGGGTCGTGGTGTATCCGGGCGAAGGAACCGACGGCGTCGGCCGCGCCCTCGATGAGGCAAAGTCGGCGGACCTGATCGTAAAGGCCAGCGGCGTCGGTGTCTTCGACGAGCTTCTGGAGGCCGCCGTCGTGAACCTCAAGCGCCCCTCCAATTTGGTCGCCTTTTGGGATGTCGACGCGCCTGCGACCCTGGACCGGGTTCAAGGCAACCCATCCGACCCGTTCCGCCCTCTTATTCCGCGATACGATCTCGTCCTTACCTACGGCGGCGGAGAGCCGGTGATCAACGCTTACAAAGCGCTCGGCGCTCGCGAATGCGTGCCGATCTACAACGCACTCGACCCGTCGACCCACTTTCCCGTCCCTCCCGAGCCACGGTTCGAGGGGGATCTTGGATTTCTAGGTAACCGGCTGCCGGACCGGGAAGCGAGAGTGGAAGAGTTCTTCCTACGCGCCGCCCAAGCCGCGCCCGAACGCCGGTTCTTAATCGGCGGGAGCGGTTGGGGAGATAAGGCGATGCCTGCCAACGTCTCCTATCTCGGTCACGTCTACACCGCCGACCACAACGCCTTCAACCGCACTCCCATGGCGGTCCTGAACATCAGCCGCGAAAGCATGGCCCGGTACGGCTTTTCGCCCGCGACGCGCGTCTTCGAAGCGGCCGGGGCGGGCGCCTGTCTCATCACCGACGAGTGGATCGGCATCGAACAGTTCCTGGAGCCGGATCGAGAAGTACTTGTCGCCCGAAACGGCGACGACGTCGCGGCTTTCGTAGAGTCCCTCACACCGGAAATAGCCCGTCATATCGGAGACGCAGCCCTGAAAAGAGTTCTCTCCGAACACACCTATGCCCACCGGGTTCTGGAGCTCGAACAGACGCTGGAAGGAAAGCGAGTGGCGGGGGTGAGTCTTGTCTGA
- a CDS encoding CgeB family protein, which produces MKIKVFCHSLLSDWNHGNAHFLRGLATEWKLRGDSLDVYEPRDSWSLTNLISDRGVGAVREFRRAYPSLNSISYDLKSLDLEMALADADLVLVHEWNDHELVRRIGEHHRRHHHRYRYRLFFHDTHHRSVTDPAAMAAYDLSNYDGVLAFGEVIRQVYEEKGWAKRALTWHEAADPRVFHPKPSNRKDGDLVWIGNWGDEERTEELHEFLLRPVKELGLRATVFGVRYPDHALRALAEAGISYGGSLANHAAPDIFSHYKVTVHVPRRPYTRLLPGIPTIRVFETLACGIPLVSAPWQDSERLFTPGEDFAVARDGDEMKSKLSRILDDPQYAANLADHGRRTVLARHTCAHRVRELDMIVDEINREERTTVTYR; this is translated from the coding sequence ATGAAGATCAAGGTCTTTTGCCATTCGCTTTTGTCCGATTGGAACCACGGCAACGCCCACTTCCTTCGGGGCCTCGCCACGGAATGGAAGCTCCGGGGCGACTCGCTCGACGTATATGAGCCGCGGGATTCATGGAGTCTGACGAACTTGATCTCCGATCGCGGCGTAGGTGCGGTCCGGGAGTTCCGGCGTGCTTATCCGTCTCTTAACTCCATCTCTTATGACCTAAAGAGCTTGGACTTGGAGATGGCTCTTGCCGACGCCGACCTGGTGCTCGTTCACGAGTGGAACGACCATGAGCTCGTCCGCCGCATTGGAGAACACCACCGCCGCCACCACCACCGTTACCGTTACCGGCTCTTCTTTCACGACACCCACCATCGTTCCGTCACCGATCCAGCGGCGATGGCCGCCTACGACCTATCGAACTACGACGGTGTCCTCGCCTTTGGCGAGGTCATCCGCCAAGTCTATGAGGAAAAAGGATGGGCGAAGCGGGCTTTGACCTGGCACGAAGCCGCCGACCCCCGAGTTTTCCACCCGAAACCATCCAATCGAAAAGACGGCGACCTCGTCTGGATCGGCAACTGGGGGGACGAGGAGCGAACCGAAGAGCTCCACGAGTTCCTGCTTCGCCCGGTGAAGGAGCTCGGGCTACGCGCCACCGTTTTCGGCGTGAGATATCCGGATCATGCCCTGCGAGCCCTCGCGGAAGCCGGAATATCTTACGGCGGTTCGCTCGCGAACCACGCCGCCCCCGATATCTTTTCGCACTACAAAGTGACGGTTCACGTCCCCCGCCGCCCCTACACGCGGCTCCTCCCGGGCATCCCCACCATCCGGGTCTTCGAGACCCTTGCCTGCGGCATCCCCCTGGTTTCCGCTCCGTGGCAAGACAGCGAGCGGCTCTTCACGCCGGGGGAGGACTTCGCCGTCGCCCGCGACGGCGACGAGATGAAGTCGAAGTTAAGTCGCATCCTGGACGATCCCCAGTACGCGGCGAACTTAGCGGATCACGGACGAAGAACCGTCCTCGCTCGCCACACCTGCGCCCACCGAGTCCGCGAGCTCGACATGATCGTCGACGAAATTAATCGAGAGGAAAGAACGACGGTGACTTACAGATGA
- a CDS encoding glycosyltransferase family 4 protein: MTRKILMTADTVGGVWNYSLDLARCLTERGIQVSLATMGALLSSDQVRSAEAIRGLTLYESNYKLEWMADPWSDVRKAGRWLLSLEDAVRPDVVHLNGFCHAALCWSAPTVVVFHSCVLSWFEAVKRQSAPENWYRYRQEVAKGLRAAKYLVAPTRAMLNTANRLYGPFKRSIAIPNTADANRFRSDSKEPFVFSAGRLWDEAKNVQALDRIAGELPWPVYVAGDGNSNPSESSLRRLGKLPSRDIAHWLGRASIYALPARYEPFGLSILEAALSGCALVLGDIPSLRENWTDCALFVDPEDPSALKFAIQTLIDNPDQRARLGDAARRRGLCFDPSTFADSYLGVYRELLDSSPSAVSLAQQAFAS, encoded by the coding sequence ATGACCCGAAAGATTCTGATGACCGCCGACACCGTCGGCGGGGTGTGGAACTACTCCCTCGACCTCGCCCGATGCCTGACCGAGCGGGGCATTCAAGTCTCCCTCGCCACCATGGGCGCTCTCCTATCGAGCGACCAAGTACGGTCGGCGGAGGCGATTCGCGGGCTTACGCTCTACGAGAGCAATTACAAGCTCGAGTGGATGGCCGATCCGTGGAGTGACGTGCGAAAAGCAGGTCGATGGCTGCTAAGCCTTGAAGATGCGGTTCGACCCGATGTCGTCCATCTCAACGGTTTCTGCCACGCCGCCCTTTGCTGGTCGGCTCCGACGGTCGTGGTTTTCCACTCGTGCGTTCTTTCCTGGTTCGAAGCGGTGAAGCGGCAGTCCGCCCCGGAAAACTGGTACCGGTACCGCCAAGAGGTAGCGAAGGGTTTGAGAGCTGCCAAGTACCTGGTAGCTCCGACCCGTGCGATGCTAAACACCGCGAATCGGCTCTATGGCCCGTTCAAGCGTTCGATCGCGATTCCAAACACCGCCGACGCCAACCGCTTCCGCTCCGATTCGAAAGAGCCATTCGTCTTCTCTGCCGGCCGGCTTTGGGACGAAGCGAAAAACGTGCAAGCGCTCGACCGGATCGCCGGTGAGCTACCTTGGCCGGTCTACGTCGCCGGCGATGGCAATAGCAACCCAAGTGAGTCGTCGCTTCGGCGACTTGGCAAACTTCCCTCGCGAGACATCGCCCACTGGCTGGGGCGAGCCTCCATCTACGCCCTACCCGCCCGGTATGAGCCGTTCGGACTCTCGATCCTGGAAGCCGCGCTGTCCGGCTGCGCCCTCGTCTTAGGCGACATTCCGAGTTTGCGAGAGAACTGGACCGACTGCGCGCTCTTCGTCGATCCGGAAGATCCCTCCGCGTTGAAGTTCGCGATCCAAACGCTTATCGACAACCCGGACCAGAGAGCCCGGCTTGGCGATGCGGCAAGGCGCCGAGGGCTGTGTTTCGACCCGTCGACCTTCGCCGACTCCTACCTCGGGGTCTACCGGGAACTTCTCGATTCGAGTCCCTCTGCGGTCTCCCTTGCGCAGCAGGCGTTCGCGAGCTAA
- a CDS encoding MDR/zinc-dependent alcohol dehydrogenase-like family protein, with amino-acid sequence MPAAETPKSRLDTMRAATVTQPGKIEIRHVPIPQPGPGEVRIRLEGCGVCASNIPPWEGREWFTYPMDPGGLGHEGWGTVDALGEDVRELKVGDRVAFLATHSYAEYDVADRDSVVRIPASLNQVPFPGEPLGCAINIFRRSHVKAGDIVAIVGIGFLGALLTSLCSQAGARVIAIARKDEALETAREVGAAETVRMDDHWKVIDQVRQLTGGKMCDVVIEAVGKQWPLDLAAELTKEMGRLVVAGYHQDGLRQVNMQLWNWRGLEVTNAHEREPSVYRRGMEEAIHAVESGRLNPSPLYSHRFALDELDVALNLTRDRPAGFKKALILMEPERR; translated from the coding sequence ATGCCGGCCGCGGAAACTCCGAAAAGTCGCCTAGACACGATGCGGGCAGCAACCGTGACCCAGCCCGGCAAAATCGAGATCCGTCACGTACCTATTCCCCAACCGGGGCCGGGCGAAGTCCGAATCCGGCTGGAGGGCTGCGGCGTCTGCGCCTCCAACATCCCTCCTTGGGAAGGCCGGGAATGGTTCACCTACCCGATGGACCCCGGCGGCTTGGGGCACGAAGGGTGGGGAACGGTCGACGCTCTAGGCGAAGACGTTCGCGAGCTAAAGGTCGGCGATCGAGTCGCCTTCCTCGCCACCCACTCCTACGCCGAGTACGACGTCGCGGACCGAGACTCGGTCGTCCGCATTCCCGCCTCCTTGAATCAAGTCCCCTTTCCCGGTGAGCCGCTCGGGTGCGCGATCAATATCTTTCGCCGGTCTCACGTCAAGGCCGGCGACATCGTCGCCATCGTCGGCATCGGATTCCTCGGCGCCCTCCTCACCAGCCTTTGCTCCCAAGCGGGAGCCCGGGTCATCGCGATCGCCCGCAAAGATGAAGCGCTGGAAACCGCCCGCGAGGTCGGAGCGGCCGAAACGGTCCGAATGGACGACCACTGGAAAGTAATCGACCAAGTCCGTCAACTGACCGGCGGCAAGATGTGCGATGTCGTGATCGAAGCCGTCGGCAAGCAATGGCCGCTCGACCTCGCCGCCGAGCTCACCAAAGAAATGGGGCGGCTCGTGGTCGCCGGCTACCACCAAGACGGTCTGCGCCAAGTGAACATGCAACTCTGGAACTGGCGTGGTCTCGAAGTCACCAACGCACACGAACGGGAGCCTTCCGTTTACCGCCGCGGCATGGAGGAGGCGATTCATGCCGTTGAATCCGGGCGGTTAAACCCTTCGCCCCTTTACTCGCATCGGTTCGCTTTAGATGAGCTCGACGTAGCTCTGAATCTCACCCGGGACCGCCCCGCCGGATTCAAGAAGGCGCTCATTCTTATGGAGCCCGAACGGCGATGA